One window of Nocardioides dongkuii genomic DNA carries:
- a CDS encoding sugar 3,4-ketoisomerase, producing the protein MISLPRIQDPRGNLTFIEGGSHMPFDIARVYYLYDVPGGEVRGGHAHRDLQQLIVAASGSFDVVLDDGLGNEQRFFLNRSYSGLFIPHMHWRVLENFSSGSVCLVLASLPYDEADYYRDYDEFVAARSQA; encoded by the coding sequence ATGATCTCGCTCCCACGGATCCAGGACCCTCGCGGCAACCTCACCTTCATTGAGGGCGGATCGCACATGCCCTTCGACATCGCGCGCGTGTACTACCTCTACGACGTACCCGGTGGAGAGGTCCGTGGCGGGCACGCGCACCGGGACCTGCAGCAGCTCATCGTCGCAGCGTCGGGCAGCTTCGACGTGGTCCTCGACGACGGTCTCGGCAACGAGCAGCGGTTCTTCCTCAACCGGTCCTACTCCGGCCTCTTCATCCCTCACATGCACTGGCGCGTGCTGGAGAACTTCTCGTCCGGGTCGGTCTGCCTGGTGCTGGCCTCACTGCCGTACGACGAGGCCGACTACTACCGTGACTACGACGAGTTCGTCGCCGCGCGGAGCCAGGCATGA
- a CDS encoding helix-turn-helix domain-containing protein: MAQGKVSKTVESLGDYLREQRTSAQLSLRQLAEQAGVSNPYLSQIERGLRKPSAEVLQQIAKALRISAEQLYIRAGIVSPEDGVGGSVELAVLNDTGLTERQKQSLLDVYSSFLAMNAAQQPPAEPAEDATPNDES, from the coding sequence ATGGCACAGGGAAAGGTCTCCAAGACCGTCGAGTCCCTCGGCGACTACCTCAGGGAGCAGCGGACCTCCGCGCAGCTCTCCCTGCGGCAGCTCGCCGAGCAGGCCGGCGTCTCGAACCCGTACCTGAGCCAGATCGAGCGAGGGCTGCGCAAGCCATCCGCCGAGGTGCTGCAGCAGATCGCGAAGGCGCTGCGGATCTCGGCCGAGCAGCTCTACATCCGCGCGGGGATCGTCAGCCCCGAGGACGGGGTCGGGGGGTCGGTCGAGCTGGCCGTCCTCAACGACACCGGGCTCACCGAGCGTCAGAAGCAGTCCCTGCTCGACGTCTACTCGTCGTTCCTGGCGATGAATGCGGCCCAGCAGCCTCCCGCGGAGCCTGCCGAGGACGCCACACCCAACGACGAGTCCTGA
- a CDS encoding polysaccharide biosynthesis tyrosine autokinase produces MELRDYVGVLRRRWMLVVSVALVVVAVASLYTFTATPMYQSTAKMFVSTTSESDAVQSGNLTTQRVASYADLVVGESRARAVIADLGLDLDPDELASKVTAEVTPETNNLLIRATDADSAEAQRIAQGYADEMEDLVDELETPPDADVAVLKAVVVDPASLPEKAVSPQPVRNLALGLVLGLLLGVGLAVLREVLDTTVKGFEDLAAHTDAPLLGTIAFDPATRLHPLVTDLSSHAPRVEAFRVLRTNIQFVDVDQSSKLFVVTSALPEEGKTTTSVNLAITLAQAGGRTLLVEADLRRPKAVAALGLDNAVGVTTILVGKVKFEDAVQVHESTGLHVLASGAVPPNPADLLQSRAMAELLSTVRGRYDTVVIDAPPLLPVTDAALLASQADGALLVVRWGKTTRDQFSNALGRLDQVGAEPVGVVLNMVPHRRGGGSYGYGYGYGYGYAPTQDVQALTAAGTPDPDQEEQVRA; encoded by the coding sequence GTGGAATTGCGCGACTACGTCGGCGTCTTGCGCCGCCGGTGGATGCTCGTCGTCTCGGTCGCCCTGGTCGTGGTTGCCGTGGCATCGCTCTACACGTTCACAGCGACGCCGATGTACCAGTCGACCGCGAAGATGTTCGTCTCGACCACCTCCGAGAGCGACGCGGTCCAGAGCGGCAACCTGACCACCCAGCGGGTCGCGTCATACGCCGACCTCGTCGTGGGCGAGAGCCGGGCGCGCGCCGTGATCGCGGACCTCGGTCTCGACCTCGATCCGGACGAGCTCGCCAGCAAGGTGACCGCCGAGGTCACGCCTGAGACCAACAACCTCCTCATCCGGGCCACCGACGCCGACTCGGCCGAGGCTCAGCGGATCGCCCAGGGGTACGCCGACGAGATGGAAGACCTCGTCGACGAGCTCGAGACCCCGCCCGATGCCGACGTCGCCGTCTTGAAGGCCGTTGTGGTCGACCCGGCGAGCCTGCCTGAGAAGGCAGTCAGCCCGCAGCCGGTCCGCAACCTCGCCCTCGGCCTGGTGCTGGGCCTGCTCCTCGGCGTGGGTCTGGCCGTGCTGCGCGAGGTTCTTGACACCACGGTGAAGGGCTTCGAGGACCTTGCAGCCCACACTGACGCGCCTCTGCTCGGCACAATCGCCTTCGACCCCGCGACTCGGCTGCATCCCCTGGTCACCGACCTGTCCTCGCACGCTCCACGAGTCGAAGCGTTCCGGGTGCTTCGCACCAACATCCAGTTCGTGGACGTCGACCAGAGCAGCAAGCTCTTCGTGGTGACGTCAGCTCTCCCCGAGGAAGGCAAGACCACGACCTCGGTCAACCTCGCCATCACGCTGGCGCAGGCCGGCGGACGGACGTTGCTCGTGGAGGCCGACCTGCGCCGACCCAAGGCTGTCGCCGCCCTCGGGCTCGACAACGCGGTGGGCGTCACCACCATCCTGGTGGGCAAGGTCAAGTTCGAGGACGCGGTCCAGGTCCATGAGTCGACCGGCCTGCACGTGCTAGCCAGCGGCGCCGTCCCGCCGAACCCGGCCGACCTGCTTCAGTCCCGCGCTATGGCGGAGCTTCTCAGCACCGTCCGCGGTCGGTACGACACGGTCGTCATCGACGCGCCCCCCCTGCTCCCGGTCACGGATGCCGCACTGCTCGCCTCCCAGGCCGACGGCGCTCTCCTGGTGGTCCGCTGGGGTAAGACGACGCGCGACCAGTTCAGCAATGCTCTCGGCCGGCTCGACCAAGTCGGTGCCGAGCCTGTGGGGGTGGTGCTCAACATGGTCCCTCACCGCCGAGGCGGTGGCAGCTACGGCTACGGGTATGGCTACGGATACGGGTACGCCCCGACGCAAGACGTCCAGGCCCTGACTGCGGCCGGTACGCCTGATCCGGACCAAGAGGAGCAAGTTCGGGCCTAA
- a CDS encoding glycosyltransferase family 2 protein — protein MTRADDTELVSVLVPAFNHERHIVACLDSVAAETWSRLELVVIDDASTDGTYAVAKEWAQSHGDRFERVVVLRNEVNAGVGATLNRLLREARGCYITTLASDDLLVPGGIPARIEHLRTTGSRGAVIGDCWLTDDTGLVRRDSAYVVLHGARKHALAAPAGIRREVILNWSVPGPVLLFHRDLIERIGGHMYDETLIAEDRDLYLRLLALDALRFVDLPVAVYRLHGSNTGAVHFHHVRRELEEADRRHRSSFPRGLAMMLGFVAAGRRIEYRVDQGSRAWKVPFTAYRVLRRAVYDAHSCWTRFRPTQ, from the coding sequence GTGACCCGTGCAGATGACACCGAGCTCGTCAGCGTCCTCGTCCCTGCCTTCAACCACGAACGCCACATCGTGGCCTGTCTGGACTCGGTGGCGGCCGAGACCTGGTCTCGCCTGGAGCTGGTCGTGATCGACGACGCTTCGACAGACGGGACCTACGCTGTCGCGAAGGAGTGGGCCCAGAGTCACGGCGACCGGTTTGAGCGGGTGGTGGTGCTGCGCAACGAGGTCAACGCCGGCGTCGGAGCGACACTCAACCGGCTGCTCCGGGAGGCCAGGGGGTGCTACATCACGACGCTGGCCAGCGACGACCTGCTGGTCCCCGGTGGGATCCCCGCACGAATCGAGCATCTTCGAACGACGGGGTCGCGTGGAGCGGTGATCGGAGACTGCTGGCTCACCGACGACACCGGGTTGGTGCGACGGGACTCGGCGTACGTCGTCCTCCACGGAGCCCGCAAGCACGCGCTCGCCGCGCCGGCAGGAATCCGGCGGGAGGTCATCCTCAACTGGTCGGTGCCCGGGCCCGTGCTGTTGTTCCACCGGGACCTGATCGAGCGCATCGGTGGCCACATGTACGACGAAACCCTGATCGCGGAGGATCGCGACCTCTACCTGCGGCTCCTGGCACTCGACGCGCTGCGGTTCGTGGACCTGCCGGTGGCGGTCTACCGGCTGCACGGATCCAACACTGGCGCTGTGCACTTTCACCACGTGCGCCGCGAGCTCGAGGAGGCCGACCGGCGTCACCGGTCGAGCTTCCCGCGAGGGCTGGCCATGATGCTGGGGTTCGTCGCAGCGGGCCGACGGATCGAGTACCGGGTCGATCAGGGCTCGCGCGCCTGGAAGGTGCCCTTCACCGCCTACCGAGTGCTGCGCAGAGCGGTGTATGACGCTCACTCCTGCTGGACGAGGTTTCGCCCCACGCAGTGA
- a CDS encoding DegT/DnrJ/EryC1/StrS family aminotransferase gives MIPFLDLAAASTEIGNELKAATNRVVDRGWYILGEEVERFESEFAAYVGARHCIAVGNGLDALNLSFRGLGIGPGDEVIVPSNTFIATWLGVTYAGATPVPVEPDPTTYNLDPAAVEAAITPRTRAICPVHLYGLPADLPAIVAVAERHGLAVVEDAAQAHGAGWGGRMVGGTGTTATWSFYPGKNLGALGDGGAVTTDDDDLAARLRTLRNYGSSKKYVHEEQGLNSRLDEIQAAALRVKLNHLPEWNLRRAEVADTYLRDLAEVGLVLPSTPDGVRSSWHLFVVRSERRDDLQAALSARSVQTLIHYPIPPHLQGAYAGAFRSGQFPVSERIHRTVLSLPIGPHLASDAVDKVVTAVCDAVAATAST, from the coding sequence ATGATCCCATTTCTTGACCTCGCCGCCGCGAGCACCGAGATCGGCAACGAGTTGAAGGCAGCGACGAACCGCGTCGTCGATCGCGGCTGGTACATCCTCGGGGAGGAGGTCGAGCGGTTCGAGAGCGAGTTCGCCGCGTACGTCGGTGCCCGCCACTGCATCGCCGTGGGCAACGGTCTGGACGCACTCAACCTGTCCTTCCGCGGCCTCGGGATCGGACCGGGCGACGAGGTCATCGTTCCGAGCAACACCTTCATCGCGACCTGGCTGGGCGTCACCTACGCGGGTGCCACCCCGGTGCCGGTCGAGCCCGATCCGACCACCTACAACCTGGACCCTGCTGCCGTCGAGGCCGCAATCACGCCGCGGACTCGAGCGATCTGCCCGGTACACCTCTACGGTCTCCCTGCCGACTTGCCGGCGATCGTCGCGGTCGCCGAGCGCCATGGTCTGGCGGTCGTCGAGGACGCTGCTCAGGCCCACGGCGCGGGATGGGGCGGGCGCATGGTCGGCGGAACGGGAACTACGGCGACGTGGAGCTTCTACCCGGGCAAGAACCTCGGCGCCCTCGGCGACGGTGGAGCCGTCACCACCGACGACGATGACCTCGCGGCTCGACTGCGGACCCTGCGCAACTACGGCTCCAGTAAGAAGTACGTGCACGAGGAACAAGGCCTCAACAGCCGGCTCGACGAGATCCAGGCCGCCGCGCTGCGGGTCAAGCTCAACCACCTGCCCGAGTGGAACCTCCGTCGGGCTGAAGTTGCCGACACTTATCTGCGCGACCTGGCGGAGGTGGGGCTGGTGCTGCCATCAACCCCTGACGGCGTCCGATCCTCGTGGCACCTCTTCGTCGTGCGCTCCGAGCGACGTGACGACCTGCAGGCGGCACTGTCGGCGCGGTCAGTGCAGACGCTGATCCACTACCCGATCCCGCCGCACCTCCAAGGCGCGTACGCCGGGGCGTTCCGCAGCGGGCAGTTCCCCGTCTCCGAACGGATCCACAGGACCGTGCTGAGCCTCCCGATAGGGCCGCACCTCGCGAGTGACGCGGTCGACAAGGTCGTCACCGCCGTCTGTGACGCGGTCGCCGCCACAGCCTCCACGTGA
- the cysC gene encoding adenylyl-sulfate kinase: MPEPVPQHCPTPRELDDLELLVTGAAHPTTRFGEPGSPLSLTLPPEVESAARDAGAVELVDPEGLPLARVTVPGGEVESLAHAEFGPFRHLYLAPSTVHCRYRGRTFVPVADALTEGQVEQLRAAGPLVLLTLVGTGTADLSPVGLLRATLRAAELIGDAEVVAVPLASHGDADADHALGVQVVSTYAGDDPIIGLADPTEDDVYPAGIAEVVDFEQPPVDRQGLVLFFTGLSGSGKSTLARALMDRLLEQGGRTVTSLDGDVVRRNLSAGLTFSKADRETNIRRIGWVAAEISRHGGVAVCSPIAPFDETRQQVRGMVDDAGGAFFLVHVATPLEECERRDRKGLYAKARRGEIPEFTGISSPYEVPEDADVAVDTTGRSIEDALDDVLDALREAGYLDLPSAPVVEQGGAPAPTVVETPETEKQRQPGPTAGSPGFDTLRTSSFAAQPPAEDAPLKVLFVCTANICRSPFMELMARQLAGPDANIEFRSAGTHGFTDHEMDEVMATTLAPRGVADHSAFRSRAIDKAILDEADLVLTAEAAHRTFILDDHPALFRKVFTIGQFAEVVRALGPDVSGRELLEQAAQRRGNADAALDVHDPYRRGPEAAETAAAGIEELLRVVVPALAGTRETTA, encoded by the coding sequence GTGCCTGAACCCGTCCCGCAGCACTGCCCGACGCCGCGCGAGCTCGACGACCTCGAGCTCCTGGTGACCGGGGCCGCGCACCCGACGACCCGCTTCGGCGAGCCGGGCAGCCCGTTGTCCCTCACCCTTCCGCCTGAGGTCGAGTCCGCCGCCCGCGACGCGGGTGCCGTCGAGCTCGTCGACCCGGAGGGACTCCCGCTGGCGCGGGTGACCGTGCCGGGCGGTGAGGTCGAGTCACTGGCGCACGCGGAGTTCGGGCCGTTCCGTCACCTCTACCTCGCGCCGTCGACCGTGCACTGCCGCTATCGGGGACGCACCTTCGTCCCGGTCGCGGACGCGCTCACGGAGGGGCAGGTCGAGCAGCTGCGCGCCGCGGGCCCGCTCGTCCTGCTCACGCTCGTCGGCACCGGGACTGCCGACCTCTCGCCGGTCGGGCTCCTTCGGGCGACCCTCCGGGCGGCCGAGCTGATCGGCGACGCCGAGGTGGTCGCCGTCCCCCTTGCGTCGCACGGCGACGCGGATGCCGACCACGCTCTGGGCGTGCAGGTCGTGTCCACCTATGCCGGCGATGACCCGATCATCGGACTCGCGGACCCGACCGAGGACGACGTATACCCCGCCGGAATTGCGGAGGTCGTCGACTTCGAGCAGCCCCCGGTCGACCGGCAGGGGCTGGTGCTGTTCTTCACCGGCCTCTCCGGCAGCGGCAAGTCGACCCTCGCCCGGGCGCTGATGGACCGCCTGCTCGAGCAGGGCGGCCGCACCGTCACGAGCCTCGACGGCGACGTCGTACGCCGCAACCTCTCCGCGGGGCTGACGTTCTCCAAGGCGGACCGCGAGACCAACATCCGCCGCATCGGCTGGGTCGCGGCGGAGATCTCCCGCCACGGCGGCGTCGCTGTGTGCAGCCCGATCGCGCCCTTCGACGAGACCCGCCAGCAGGTGCGGGGAATGGTCGACGACGCGGGCGGGGCGTTCTTCCTCGTCCACGTCGCCACCCCGCTGGAGGAGTGTGAGCGGCGCGACCGCAAGGGGCTGTACGCCAAGGCTCGACGCGGCGAGATCCCTGAGTTCACCGGCATCTCGTCTCCTTATGAGGTGCCCGAAGACGCCGACGTGGCCGTCGACACCACGGGCCGCAGCATCGAGGACGCGCTCGACGACGTGCTGGACGCGCTCCGCGAGGCCGGCTACCTCGACCTCCCGTCCGCCCCGGTGGTCGAGCAGGGAGGCGCCCCGGCGCCGACCGTTGTCGAGACCCCGGAAACCGAGAAGCAGCGTCAGCCCGGGCCGACTGCAGGGTCACCGGGTTTCGACACGCTCAGGACCTCGTCCTTCGCTGCTCAACCACCGGCGGAAGACGCCCCGCTGAAGGTCCTCTTCGTCTGCACCGCCAACATCTGCCGCTCGCCCTTCATGGAGCTGATGGCCCGCCAGCTGGCCGGGCCGGACGCGAACATCGAGTTCCGCAGCGCGGGCACGCACGGCTTCACCGACCACGAGATGGACGAGGTGATGGCCACGACGCTCGCTCCTCGGGGCGTCGCGGATCACTCCGCCTTCCGGTCCCGCGCCATCGACAAGGCAATCCTCGACGAGGCGGACCTGGTGCTGACCGCCGAGGCGGCGCACCGCACCTTCATCCTCGACGACCACCCCGCGCTGTTCCGGAAGGTCTTCACGATCGGCCAGTTCGCGGAGGTCGTGCGCGCCCTCGGCCCGGACGTCTCCGGCCGCGAGCTGCTCGAGCAGGCCGCGCAACGCCGGGGCAACGCAGATGCCGCCCTCGACGTGCACGACCCCTATCGTCGTGGCCCCGAGGCGGCGGAGACGGCCGCGGCGGGCATCGAGGAACTGCTGCGCGTCGTCGTCCCGGCGCTCGCCGGAACGAGGGAGACCACCGCCTGA
- a CDS encoding sugar transferase, which produces MPTAREAVRFIPLSAFLLDVVLIGGTALLATYLRQILPVFEPPRGVTESVRLVAPLLVAGWLLAIWFAGGYRIHLFGAGASEFKRILNASLASAGLLGVGCYLFNVELSRGFFFLLFALGAPALLLGRGALRLTMHRARRRGSLLHRVLIAGDARHVDEIAAVFRRERWLGYNIIGALLPQVDREETAAGVPVLGRADRVTSVALECGADIVFLAQGAIGSSNDMRELAWELEHEEVQVVVAPSITDISSDRVRMRPVAGLPLVHIDPPTAQEASRWGKRLFDMLGSAVLIVLFSPLFAVAALQIKRHDGGPVLFRHARIGREGREFPCLKFRTMVVDAEQRLDALQAETGQDALLFKMKADPRITRPGVWLRRFSVDELPQLFNVLRGEMSLVGPRPQVAEEVALYSGGMHRRLSVRPGMTGLWQVSGRNDLSLEEAIRLDIYYVDNWSMLQDLQIVGRTVGAVLRSRGAY; this is translated from the coding sequence ATGCCCACCGCACGCGAGGCCGTTCGCTTCATCCCTCTCTCGGCATTCCTCCTCGACGTGGTGCTCATCGGGGGCACTGCACTCCTGGCGACCTACTTGCGACAAATTCTTCCGGTCTTCGAGCCGCCGCGGGGCGTGACGGAGAGCGTCCGCCTGGTCGCGCCGCTCCTCGTAGCTGGATGGCTGCTCGCCATCTGGTTCGCAGGCGGCTACCGCATCCATCTCTTCGGCGCCGGCGCGTCGGAGTTCAAGCGGATCCTGAACGCCAGTCTGGCTTCGGCCGGACTGCTCGGGGTGGGGTGTTACCTGTTCAACGTTGAGCTCTCGCGTGGTTTCTTCTTCCTGTTGTTCGCCCTCGGCGCCCCGGCGCTGCTGCTCGGTCGCGGGGCTCTCCGGCTGACGATGCACCGGGCCCGGCGACGTGGCTCGCTTCTCCATCGCGTCCTGATCGCCGGGGACGCTCGCCACGTCGACGAGATCGCGGCGGTCTTCCGCCGGGAGCGCTGGCTCGGCTACAACATCATTGGCGCGCTTCTCCCTCAGGTCGACCGCGAGGAGACGGCGGCCGGCGTTCCCGTGCTGGGAAGAGCCGACCGAGTGACGAGTGTCGCGCTCGAGTGCGGCGCCGACATCGTGTTCCTCGCCCAAGGCGCCATCGGCTCGTCGAACGACATGCGCGAGCTGGCGTGGGAGCTGGAGCACGAAGAAGTCCAGGTCGTGGTCGCACCCAGCATCACCGACATCTCGAGCGATCGTGTCCGGATGCGACCCGTGGCAGGGCTCCCCCTCGTCCACATCGATCCTCCCACGGCGCAGGAGGCCTCCCGCTGGGGGAAGCGCCTCTTCGACATGCTGGGCTCCGCCGTCCTCATCGTGCTGTTCTCGCCACTCTTCGCCGTCGCTGCTCTCCAGATCAAACGACACGACGGCGGACCGGTGCTATTTCGTCACGCAAGGATCGGGCGCGAGGGACGCGAGTTCCCCTGCCTGAAGTTCCGGACGATGGTGGTCGACGCCGAGCAACGGCTCGACGCCCTTCAGGCCGAGACCGGGCAGGACGCGCTGTTGTTCAAGATGAAGGCCGACCCACGCATCACGCGGCCCGGTGTGTGGCTGCGTCGATTCTCGGTGGACGAGCTCCCCCAGCTCTTCAACGTGCTCCGCGGCGAGATGAGCCTGGTCGGCCCACGGCCGCAGGTCGCCGAGGAGGTCGCTCTCTACAGCGGGGGGATGCACCGTCGACTGAGCGTGCGCCCCGGGATGACCGGACTGTGGCAGGTGTCGGGGCGCAACGACCTCAGCCTCGAGGAGGCGATTCGACTGGACATCTACTACGTCGACAACTGGTCGATGCTCCAGGACCTCCAGATCGTCGGGCGGACCGTGGGGGCCGTTCTACGATCTCGTGGTGCCTACTGA
- a CDS encoding glycosyltransferase family 4 protein: MTLLVDVRREGEHGIARYTREVVTRLTVPFEPLEGPAPRLPLDALTWRRGTLQAHDWVYSPGYVCSPSRARQVVTLHDLIHLGHGSWKYRTYYDRVIRPAVRRAGHVFTVSAASASRIRDWVGPGVTVHDCGNGCSEVFHAPTEPAVRPTPYLLMVGNARPHKNIGVALQALRRVPDVGLVFVTQERDQVRAAAAAAGVLDRVEVLEGLSDPDLARLYAGAVALVFPSLEEGFGLPLVEAAAVGCATVFYAGCAASREVCGEAGIAVGSADDPAEWASALTAVLDSPDVPLPDVSTHTWDAVGARVDATLRDITGLSRTT, translated from the coding sequence GTGACGCTGCTCGTCGACGTCCGCCGCGAGGGTGAGCACGGCATCGCGCGCTACACCCGCGAGGTCGTCACTCGTCTCACTGTGCCGTTCGAGCCGCTCGAAGGACCGGCGCCCCGTCTGCCCTTGGACGCCCTCACCTGGCGACGGGGCACCCTCCAAGCGCACGATTGGGTGTACTCCCCCGGCTACGTCTGCAGTCCCTCCCGCGCTCGTCAGGTGGTCACCCTCCACGACCTGATCCATCTCGGCCACGGCAGCTGGAAGTACCGGACCTACTACGACCGCGTCATCCGACCGGCGGTCCGGCGCGCGGGCCACGTGTTCACGGTGTCGGCGGCTTCCGCCTCGCGCATTCGAGACTGGGTCGGGCCCGGCGTCACCGTCCACGACTGCGGCAATGGCTGCTCGGAGGTCTTCCATGCACCGACCGAGCCTGCGGTGCGACCCACGCCGTACCTCCTCATGGTGGGCAACGCCCGACCTCACAAGAACATCGGTGTCGCGCTGCAGGCACTGCGACGCGTGCCCGACGTCGGTCTCGTCTTCGTGACCCAGGAACGGGACCAGGTGCGGGCCGCGGCCGCTGCCGCCGGGGTGCTTGACCGCGTCGAGGTGCTCGAAGGGCTGAGCGACCCGGACCTCGCACGGCTGTACGCCGGCGCGGTGGCACTCGTGTTCCCCTCGCTCGAGGAGGGTTTCGGGCTCCCCCTCGTGGAGGCGGCTGCCGTCGGCTGCGCCACCGTCTTCTACGCCGGGTGCGCCGCCTCCCGGGAGGTCTGCGGAGAGGCCGGCATCGCGGTCGGGTCAGCGGACGACCCCGCGGAGTGGGCGTCCGCGCTGACCGCCGTGCTGGACAGCCCGGACGTTCCCCTACCCGACGTGAGCACCCATACCTGGGACGCCGTCGGCGCTCGCGTGGACGCCACGCTTCGCGACATCACCGGACTGTCCCGCACGACCTGA
- a CDS encoding asparaginase, with product MSSPVVVAEIVRSGFVEGHHYGSVVALAPDGSVTWSVGDAESQILPRSCNKPLQALAMVRAGLDLPPDLLALACASHSGEGFHLDGVRRILAGAGLDEDALQTPPDYPLDDAAREALLRAGGGKTRIHMNCSGKHAAMLATCVVNDWDTETYLDPAHPLQVAIAETFAELTGEEIGVVAVDGCGAPLLSTSLVGLARAFRTLAVASEGPERRIADAIRTHPAYVSGTTRDERALLTAIPGAIGKAGAESCHVVALADGRAFALKTDDGAPRVRPVLMAAALVRSGVDREDGVDGDAVRATGELPLLGGGRPVGEIRAAF from the coding sequence ATGTCGTCACCGGTGGTTGTCGCGGAGATCGTGCGTTCGGGGTTCGTCGAGGGGCACCACTACGGGTCGGTCGTTGCGCTCGCCCCGGACGGGTCGGTCACGTGGTCCGTGGGGGACGCCGAGAGCCAGATCCTGCCCCGCTCGTGCAACAAGCCACTGCAGGCGCTGGCGATGGTCCGCGCGGGGCTGGACCTCCCGCCTGACCTGCTGGCTCTGGCCTGCGCGTCCCACTCCGGGGAAGGCTTCCACCTCGACGGAGTACGCCGGATCCTGGCCGGCGCCGGGCTGGACGAGGACGCGTTGCAGACGCCTCCGGACTACCCGCTCGACGACGCGGCCCGGGAGGCGCTGCTCCGCGCCGGTGGCGGCAAGACCCGGATCCACATGAACTGCTCCGGCAAGCACGCCGCCATGCTGGCCACGTGCGTCGTCAACGACTGGGACACCGAGACCTACCTGGACCCGGCGCACCCGCTCCAGGTCGCGATCGCCGAGACGTTCGCCGAGCTGACCGGCGAGGAGATCGGGGTCGTCGCCGTCGACGGGTGCGGCGCGCCGCTGCTGTCCACCTCCCTCGTCGGCCTGGCGCGCGCGTTCCGGACCTTGGCCGTCGCATCGGAGGGGCCGGAGCGTCGGATCGCCGACGCGATCCGGACGCACCCGGCGTACGTCTCGGGGACCACCCGCGACGAGCGCGCCCTGCTGACGGCGATCCCCGGGGCGATCGGCAAGGCCGGCGCAGAGTCCTGTCACGTCGTCGCGTTGGCGGATGGCCGGGCATTCGCGCTGAAGACCGACGACGGTGCACCCCGGGTCCGACCCGTCCTGATGGCTGCCGCCCTGGTCCGCTCCGGCGTGGATCGGGAGGACGGCGTGGACGGCGACGCCGTACGAGCGACGGGCGAGCTCCCGCTCCTCGGCGGGGGTCGGCCGGTCGGCGAGATCCGTGCCGCCTTCTGA
- a CDS encoding glycosyltransferase has product MRGLLVHEWIALNGGSENVLEVLADTHADASILALWEDQPSRFAPGRVRESWIGRSPLRGRKAAALPLMPAFWQRVDLSDHEWMIVSSHAFAHQVASNPTAPERTHIYVHTPARYIWAPEHDARRDSAALAPARRALRALDRRRVNPHVPVAANSRFVADRIQAAWDKDAVVIHPPVDVARIQAGGSWAARVTGPDAEVLADLPEVFVLGASRFVRYKRLDLAIRVGELLDLPVVVAGRGEELKALQHQAASSTVPVTFALGPSDQLLRALMERAALYVFPPIEDFGIMPVESAAVGTPSLVNAVGGARESVERIDGGAVVDFADDIAVRAAADAVLRRDHTGLDERARFFDRSRFVDEIARWRTQ; this is encoded by the coding sequence GTGAGGGGCCTGCTGGTGCACGAGTGGATAGCCCTGAACGGCGGCTCCGAGAACGTCCTGGAGGTCCTGGCTGACACCCACGCCGATGCCTCCATCCTGGCCCTCTGGGAGGACCAGCCGTCCCGCTTCGCCCCGGGCCGGGTGCGTGAGTCTTGGATCGGTCGATCCCCTCTACGTGGCCGGAAGGCAGCAGCCCTTCCGCTGATGCCGGCCTTCTGGCAGCGAGTCGACCTGTCCGACCACGAATGGATGATCGTCAGCTCGCACGCCTTCGCACACCAAGTGGCCTCGAACCCGACGGCCCCGGAGCGCACACACATCTACGTGCACACGCCTGCACGCTACATCTGGGCCCCCGAGCATGATGCCCGCCGCGACTCCGCCGCTCTCGCCCCCGCCCGCCGAGCGCTACGGGCCCTCGATCGTCGACGCGTCAACCCGCACGTCCCGGTGGCGGCGAACTCGAGGTTCGTGGCCGACAGGATCCAGGCAGCGTGGGACAAGGACGCTGTCGTGATCCACCCCCCTGTCGACGTGGCGCGGATCCAGGCAGGCGGCTCCTGGGCAGCGCGGGTCACCGGTCCCGATGCTGAGGTCCTCGCCGACCTGCCCGAGGTCTTCGTCCTCGGTGCCTCGCGTTTCGTCCGCTACAAGCGGCTCGACCTCGCCATCCGCGTGGGTGAGCTGCTCGACCTCCCGGTCGTCGTGGCAGGCCGCGGCGAGGAGCTCAAGGCTCTCCAGCACCAGGCCGCCTCGAGCACCGTGCCCGTCACCTTCGCGCTCGGTCCGTCCGACCAGCTGCTGCGCGCCCTGATGGAGCGGGCGGCGCTCTACGTGTTCCCGCCGATCGAGGACTTCGGCATCATGCCCGTGGAGTCAGCCGCCGTCGGGACGCCCTCACTGGTGAACGCGGTGGGGGGAGCCCGAGAGTCCGTGGAGCGCATCGACGGCGGTGCCGTCGTCGACTTCGCCGACGATATCGCGGTTCGCGCAGCAGCCGACGCCGTCCTGCGCCGCGACCACACGGGTCTCGACGAACGCGCCCGGTTCTTCGACCGGTCCCGCTTCGTCGACGAGATCGCACGGTGGAGGACGCAGTGA